A window of Streptomyces puniciscabiei contains these coding sequences:
- a CDS encoding alpha/beta fold hydrolase: protein MPQLEVDGAALTYDDEGPRDAPEVPLVFVHGWTANRHRWDHQIDHFSKTRRVIRLDLRGHGESTGTGVRTIAELARDVLALLDHLQVERFVLVGHSMGGMIAQTIALTHPERVERMALVGSIGRMTYSRGRGLLMAASTLVPYRLFVAANIQRAFAPGYPREEIRAHIRASAATPREVVMTLYGAMRAFDVLDRVGEIRTPTLMVHGYHDVQLPVRQMLRMAKAYPNAVVRILDAGHELPLERPAELTGALDSFLAVKA from the coding sequence ATGCCGCAGCTCGAAGTCGACGGAGCGGCCCTGACCTACGACGACGAGGGCCCCCGCGACGCACCGGAGGTGCCCCTGGTCTTCGTGCACGGCTGGACCGCGAACCGGCACCGCTGGGACCACCAGATCGACCACTTCTCGAAGACGCGCCGGGTGATCCGCCTGGACCTGCGCGGGCACGGGGAGAGCACCGGGACGGGGGTGCGCACGATCGCGGAGCTGGCGCGGGACGTCCTGGCTCTCCTCGACCACCTTCAGGTCGAACGGTTCGTGCTGGTCGGGCACTCGATGGGCGGGATGATCGCGCAGACCATCGCCCTGACCCACCCCGAGCGGGTGGAGCGGATGGCACTGGTCGGCTCCATCGGCCGGATGACGTACAGCCGTGGCCGGGGCCTGCTCATGGCCGCCTCCACCCTGGTGCCGTACCGGCTGTTCGTGGCCGCCAACATCCAGCGCGCCTTCGCGCCCGGCTATCCGCGCGAGGAGATCCGCGCGCACATCCGTGCCTCCGCCGCCACCCCGCGCGAGGTCGTGATGACGCTGTACGGGGCGATGCGCGCCTTCGACGTCCTCGACCGGGTCGGGGAGATCCGCACGCCCACGCTGATGGTGCACGGATATCACGACGTCCAGCTGCCCGTGCGGCAGATGCTGCGGATGGCCAAGGCCTACCCGAACGCGGTCGTCCGCATCCTCGACGCGGGCCATGAACTGCCGCTGGAGAGGCCGGCCGAGCTGACCGGGGCGCTCGACTCGTTCCTGGCCGTGAAGGCGTGA
- a CDS encoding Gfo/Idh/MocA family protein has product MGDLLGVAVLGAGHMGADHIRRLDQVVSGARVAAVADPDVERAQQAAAGVDAVTVHADPVAALDAPGVAAALIASPGPAHEEALLAAFARGLPVLCEKPMVPDSTGALRVVEAEARLGRRLAQIGFMRRYDAEYRRLKALLDGGELGRPLMLHCTHRNVSSPGHFTSAMLINSSVSHEIDAARWLLGQELTAVTVLRPTPSSGAPEGLLDPQFVLFETAGGALVDVEVFVNSGFGYQVRCEAVCERGSARIGDEHTMVVTTAGSAREEVAQDYLVRFADAYDREVQAWVDATRRGEVTGPSAWDGYAASVVAEAGVRALESGGREAVELAPRPDLYDPCAGVSR; this is encoded by the coding sequence ATGGGTGACCTGCTGGGAGTGGCGGTACTGGGTGCCGGGCACATGGGGGCCGACCACATACGACGCCTCGATCAAGTGGTCAGCGGAGCCAGGGTCGCGGCGGTGGCCGACCCCGATGTGGAGCGGGCCCAGCAGGCCGCGGCCGGCGTCGACGCAGTGACGGTGCACGCCGACCCGGTGGCCGCGCTCGACGCGCCCGGCGTGGCGGCCGCGCTGATCGCCTCGCCCGGCCCCGCCCACGAGGAGGCGCTGCTCGCCGCCTTCGCCCGGGGGCTGCCGGTGCTGTGCGAGAAGCCCATGGTGCCCGACTCCACGGGTGCGCTGCGGGTGGTGGAGGCCGAGGCACGGCTGGGCCGCCGGCTCGCGCAGATCGGCTTCATGCGCCGCTACGACGCCGAGTACCGTCGGCTCAAGGCATTGCTGGACGGCGGCGAACTGGGCCGCCCCCTGATGCTGCACTGCACCCACCGCAACGTCTCCTCCCCCGGCCACTTCACCAGCGCCATGCTGATCAACAGCTCCGTCTCGCACGAGATCGACGCGGCCCGCTGGCTGCTCGGGCAGGAGCTGACCGCGGTGACCGTGCTGCGTCCCACGCCGTCGTCCGGCGCCCCCGAGGGACTGCTCGACCCGCAGTTCGTACTGTTCGAGACGGCGGGCGGCGCGCTGGTCGACGTGGAGGTCTTCGTCAACTCCGGCTTCGGCTACCAGGTGCGCTGCGAGGCCGTGTGCGAGAGGGGCAGCGCGCGGATCGGCGACGAGCACACCATGGTGGTCACCACGGCGGGCAGCGCCCGCGAGGAGGTGGCGCAGGACTACCTCGTCCGGTTCGCCGACGCCTACGACCGGGAGGTGCAGGCCTGGGTGGATGCCACCCGGCGCGGCGAGGTCACCGGCCCGAGCGCCTGGGACGGTTACGCCGCGTCGGTCGTCGCCGAGGCGGGCGTCCGGGCGCTGGAGAGCGGCGGCCGGGAAGCCGTCGAACTCGCCCCGCGCCCGGACCTGTACGACCCCTGCGCCGGGGTCAGCCGCTGA
- a CDS encoding phosphocholine-specific phospholipase C: MTPISRRGFVGLGASVAAGAALGAGTRATAAAATTATGTIQDVRHVVILMQENRSFDHYFGRLKGVRGFDDRSGITLGGGYPVFDQPNGTGRQYPWKLSATPSAGGKDGETLAQCNGDLPHSWSSQHSAWNKGRMDNWVAGVGNVRSLGYLDRSDIPFHYALADNYTICDAYFCSTLSATGPNRTYLWSGKVDSTSYDGGDESGLTWQTYAEALQAAGVTWKVYQNAADNYGDNGCAYFKNFANARAGDPLYDRGMSSVPRVTGSTPDDIAAAIKADVVAGTLPQVSWIVPNQAFSEHPYAPPGDGAHFVNLVYQALAADPDVFDSTVLFLNYDENDGYFDHVPPPSPPAGTPGEFLNGVPYGFGFRVPMIVVSPWTRGGWVSSEVFEHTSVLLFLETWTSAIGKPAKCPNISDWRRKVSGDLTGVFDFANPVYGSVSLPATSVIGMGTCGPLPNPVPTDNALPAQEPGTRPARALPYQPNGYLDHLEFGAAGKVLAWFTMANQGGPASRAAHFSIHPNAYRDTTPYQYTVDAGGTASDYFNIGTGFGGGKYDFTMVGPNRFLRRFQGDATKAGKTAEVSTRYAVEPGTGKLAIYFKMTNSGSSSVKFTITSHHYRGDGPWTYTVAAGASTEDYFNAVAYQNGWYDFTVSVDSDATWSRRFTGHLETGAASVSG, encoded by the coding sequence ATGACACCGATCAGCCGAAGAGGCTTCGTGGGGCTCGGCGCATCAGTGGCGGCGGGAGCGGCACTCGGCGCCGGCACGCGCGCCACGGCCGCCGCGGCGACCACCGCGACCGGCACCATCCAGGATGTCCGGCACGTGGTGATCCTCATGCAGGAGAACCGCAGCTTCGACCACTACTTCGGCCGTCTGAAGGGCGTGCGCGGCTTCGACGACCGCAGCGGCATCACCCTCGGCGGCGGCTACCCGGTCTTCGACCAGCCCAACGGGACGGGCCGCCAGTACCCGTGGAAGCTCAGCGCCACCCCGTCCGCCGGCGGCAAGGACGGCGAGACCCTGGCCCAGTGCAACGGCGACCTGCCCCACTCGTGGTCCTCGCAGCACTCCGCCTGGAACAAGGGCCGCATGGACAACTGGGTCGCGGGCGTCGGCAACGTCCGCTCGCTCGGCTACCTGGACCGCTCCGACATCCCCTTCCACTACGCGCTCGCCGACAACTACACCATCTGCGACGCCTACTTCTGCTCCACGCTCAGCGCGACCGGCCCCAACCGCACCTACCTGTGGAGCGGCAAGGTCGACTCCACCAGTTACGACGGCGGCGACGAATCCGGCCTGACCTGGCAGACCTATGCCGAGGCGCTGCAGGCCGCCGGGGTGACCTGGAAGGTCTACCAGAACGCGGCCGACAACTACGGCGACAACGGCTGCGCCTACTTCAAGAACTTCGCGAACGCCAGAGCCGGTGACCCGCTGTACGACCGGGGCATGTCCTCGGTGCCGAGGGTGACCGGCTCCACCCCCGACGACATCGCCGCCGCGATCAAGGCCGACGTTGTCGCGGGCACCCTCCCACAGGTCTCCTGGATCGTGCCCAACCAGGCCTTCTCCGAGCACCCCTACGCCCCGCCCGGCGACGGCGCCCACTTCGTGAACCTCGTCTACCAGGCCCTCGCCGCCGACCCGGACGTCTTCGACTCGACCGTGCTGTTCCTCAACTACGACGAGAACGACGGCTACTTCGACCACGTGCCCCCGCCGTCCCCGCCCGCCGGAACGCCCGGGGAGTTCCTGAACGGGGTGCCGTACGGCTTCGGCTTCCGCGTCCCGATGATCGTCGTCTCACCCTGGACGCGCGGCGGCTGGGTCTCCTCCGAGGTCTTCGAGCACACCTCGGTGCTGCTTTTCCTGGAGACCTGGACGTCCGCCATCGGCAAGCCCGCCAAGTGCCCCAACATCAGCGACTGGCGGCGCAAGGTCAGCGGCGACCTCACCGGGGTCTTCGACTTCGCCAACCCCGTCTACGGCTCGGTCTCCCTGCCCGCCACCAGCGTCATCGGCATGGGCACCTGCGGCCCGCTGCCCAACCCGGTCCCGACGGACAACGCCCTGCCCGCGCAGGAGCCCGGCACCCGCCCGGCCCGCGCGCTGCCGTACCAGCCGAACGGCTACCTGGACCACCTGGAGTTCGGCGCCGCAGGCAAGGTCCTCGCCTGGTTCACCATGGCCAACCAGGGCGGGCCGGCGTCCCGTGCGGCCCACTTCTCCATCCACCCGAACGCCTACCGGGACACCACGCCCTACCAGTACACGGTCGACGCGGGCGGCACCGCCTCCGACTACTTCAACATCGGTACGGGCTTCGGCGGCGGGAAGTACGACTTCACCATGGTCGGCCCGAACCGCTTCCTGCGCCGCTTCCAGGGCGACGCGACCAAGGCGGGCAAGACGGCCGAGGTGAGCACCCGTTACGCGGTCGAACCGGGGACGGGCAAGCTCGCGATCTACTTCAAGATGACCAACTCGGGCTCGTCCTCGGTGAAGTTCACCATCACCTCCCACCACTACCGCGGCGACGGCCCGTGGACCTACACCGTCGCCGCCGGTGCCTCGACGGAGGACTACTTCAACGCCGTCGCGTACCAGAACGGCTGGTACGACTTCACGGTGAGCGTCGACTCCGACGCGACCTGGTCGCGCCGGTTCACCGGGCATCTGGAGACGGGAGCCGCGAGCGTCAGCGGCTGA
- a CDS encoding SsgA family sporulation/cell division regulator yields the protein MDAITVEQPAQARLITAEDQEIPVSATLRYTTDDPLAVYVDFPAEAALDGEEVTWIFARSLLDQGLRTPAGHGDVQIWPYGRTRTVLEFHSPHGLALLQFPASALRRFLLRTYGVVAAGQEDLAHVVERGLGALFGGV from the coding sequence ATGGACGCCATCACAGTCGAACAGCCCGCCCAGGCCCGGCTCATCACCGCCGAGGACCAGGAGATCCCCGTGTCGGCCACGCTGCGCTACACCACGGACGACCCCCTGGCCGTCTACGTGGACTTCCCGGCCGAGGCCGCCCTGGACGGCGAGGAGGTCACCTGGATCTTCGCACGCTCCCTGCTCGACCAGGGGCTGCGGACCCCGGCCGGCCACGGGGACGTGCAGATCTGGCCCTACGGCCGCACCCGGACGGTCCTGGAGTTCCACTCGCCGCACGGCCTGGCCCTGCTGCAGTTCCCCGCGTCGGCCCTGCGCCGCTTCCTGCTGCGCACCTACGGGGTGGTGGCTGCGGGACAGGAGGACCTGGCCCACGTGGTGGAGCGGGGGCTGGGCGCGCTGTTCGGCGGGGTGTGA
- a CDS encoding PP2C family protein-serine/threonine phosphatase: MPSPVSADRPAAQPPGRGSVEALITQTRRLKGDVDAVRRDTPGDGADPEERWQRALYDLALHQLEDLDAHLAQLRDGPAAEPAEPAETHTVRPAPAAAPRGSLLSRVGSAEWNLLTDEATWSGELYQILGLDPDAPALTLDELPSLVLEEDRPKLTAMVTDCLVDGKPIDGEFRVVRPEGAVRAVHMMGEPVLGADGGTASMWAVLRDVSELRRCRRTERETRDSLRRHRRQEQTEHRIAAELQEAVLPPWRGSLRLPHQGPPSLDLAARRLPAATTTPLGGDWYDALELSDGDTLLSVGDLTGHGVAVASGMAMLLGAVRGMALAGSPPGELLGMLNRLLDATVQPALGSAVCCRYRPEDRTLVWAQAGHPAPLLYRDGTGRMLNAPDGVLLGATSGAVYGQAVDTLQPGDLLLLHTDGLVPGHSPGTAVDRLLDLAPRFGAARTAQDCLRTVVEEFGGTGREDDACVLVARVTA, from the coding sequence ATGCCGTCACCGGTCTCCGCGGACCGCCCAGCCGCCCAGCCACCCGGACGTGGCTCGGTCGAGGCGCTGATCACGCAGACGCGACGGCTCAAGGGCGACGTGGACGCCGTACGGCGGGACACCCCCGGCGACGGCGCGGACCCCGAGGAACGCTGGCAGCGTGCCCTGTACGACCTCGCGCTGCACCAACTCGAGGATCTGGACGCCCACTTGGCGCAGCTCCGCGACGGACCGGCCGCCGAGCCCGCGGAACCGGCCGAGACGCACACCGTCCGGCCCGCGCCCGCGGCGGCCCCGCGCGGCTCGCTGCTCAGCCGTGTCGGCAGCGCGGAGTGGAACCTGCTGACGGACGAGGCGACCTGGTCCGGGGAGCTGTACCAGATCCTCGGCCTGGACCCCGACGCCCCCGCCCTGACCCTGGACGAGCTGCCCTCGCTCGTCCTGGAGGAGGACCGGCCGAAACTGACCGCGATGGTGACGGACTGCCTGGTCGACGGCAAACCCATCGACGGCGAGTTCCGCGTCGTACGGCCCGAGGGCGCCGTGCGGGCGGTGCACATGATGGGCGAACCCGTGCTCGGCGCCGACGGCGGCACGGCCTCGATGTGGGCCGTGCTGCGCGACGTCAGCGAACTGCGCCGCTGCCGGCGGACGGAGCGCGAGACCCGTGACTCGCTGCGGCGTCATCGCCGGCAGGAGCAGACCGAGCACCGGATCGCGGCCGAGCTGCAGGAAGCCGTGCTACCGCCATGGCGCGGCTCCCTGCGGCTCCCGCACCAGGGGCCGCCAAGCCTCGATCTCGCCGCCCGCCGCCTCCCCGCGGCCACGACCACACCGCTCGGCGGCGACTGGTACGACGCGCTGGAACTGTCCGACGGTGACACCCTGCTGAGCGTCGGCGACCTCACGGGGCACGGGGTGGCCGTCGCCTCCGGGATGGCGATGCTGCTCGGCGCCGTACGCGGCATGGCGCTGGCCGGCAGCCCGCCCGGTGAACTGCTCGGCATGCTCAACCGGTTACTGGACGCCACGGTGCAGCCCGCCCTCGGCAGCGCGGTCTGCTGCCGCTACCGGCCGGAGGACCGCACCCTGGTCTGGGCGCAGGCAGGACACCCCGCCCCGCTGCTCTACCGCGACGGGACGGGGCGCATGCTGAACGCACCGGACGGCGTCCTCCTCGGCGCCACCTCGGGCGCCGTCTACGGACAGGCCGTGGACACCCTTCAGCCGGGTGACCTGCTGCTGCTGCACACCGACGGGCTGGTGCCGGGCCACAGCCCGGGCACGGCCGTGGACCGCCTGCTCGACCTCGCCCCACGGTTCGGCGCGGCGCGCACCGCGCAGGACTGCCTGCGGACGGTGGTCGAGGAGTTCGGCGGAACCGGGCGCGAGGACGACGCCTGCGTGCTCGTCGCCAGGGTCACCGCGTGA
- a CDS encoding aminoglycoside phosphotransferase family protein, which yields MYAASSSVSAPPRPLRSRPAGGGPYLDPAARPGGPVPVAGRLRRVPGQVGTGPLSGRLDLSGPQGAQLRTAIASVHRICPEFTPVQVLRRSGRSVLLVGTAGRGTAVAKCLLDHSPAWAERIRHEIAAYRSFVRHRPPVRVPRLIAADPDNCTLVIERAPGRVAALQRHPVEVPPRPDIRAALGAICRVNAWRPPAGTFDMPLDYGARISRYHELGLLTDRDLGDLQKLLHGIAHEVGRHGMLQFNHGDALLSNILLSPAGPVLVDWEHAGWYLPGYDLATLWLVLGDAPVSRRQISQIAQSAGPASRDAFLVNLMLVLTREIRTYETAVQRSMHEVAPAAPGPAHPGAAPSGEEQRLLLRRLHDDCQMARRAVRAAVGTR from the coding sequence ATGTACGCAGCATCGTCCTCCGTGTCCGCCCCGCCCCGGCCGCTGCGCTCCCGCCCCGCGGGCGGCGGGCCGTACCTGGACCCGGCTGCGCGTCCGGGCGGCCCCGTGCCGGTCGCGGGCCGGCTCCGGCGGGTGCCGGGCCAGGTCGGCACCGGGCCGCTCAGCGGCAGACTCGACCTGTCCGGTCCCCAGGGCGCGCAGTTGCGCACCGCGATCGCATCGGTGCACCGGATCTGTCCGGAGTTCACTCCGGTGCAGGTGCTGCGGCGCAGCGGACGGTCCGTCCTCCTGGTCGGCACGGCGGGGCGCGGCACGGCCGTGGCCAAGTGTCTGCTGGACCACTCGCCCGCCTGGGCCGAGCGGATCCGCCACGAAATAGCCGCATACCGCTCGTTCGTCCGGCATCGGCCACCGGTCCGTGTGCCCCGGCTGATCGCGGCGGACCCGGACAACTGCACCCTGGTCATCGAGCGGGCGCCGGGCCGGGTGGCAGCGCTGCAGCGTCATCCGGTGGAGGTGCCACCCCGCCCGGACATCCGGGCCGCGCTGGGCGCGATCTGCCGGGTGAACGCCTGGCGGCCCCCGGCGGGCACCTTCGACATGCCGCTGGACTACGGCGCCCGGATCTCCCGGTACCACGAGCTGGGCCTGCTCACCGACCGGGACCTCGGCGACCTCCAGAAGCTGCTGCACGGCATCGCCCACGAGGTGGGCCGGCACGGCATGCTCCAGTTCAACCACGGCGACGCCCTGCTGTCGAACATCCTGCTGTCACCGGCCGGTCCAGTGCTGGTGGACTGGGAGCACGCGGGCTGGTATCTGCCGGGGTACGACCTGGCGACGCTGTGGCTGGTCCTCGGGGACGCGCCGGTGTCCCGGCGGCAGATCAGCCAGATCGCCCAGTCGGCGGGCCCGGCCTCCCGGGACGCCTTCCTGGTGAACCTGATGCTGGTGCTGACCCGGGAGATCCGCACGTACGAGACGGCCGTGCAGCGTTCGATGCACGAAGTGGCCCCGGCGGCACCGGGCCCGGCCCACCCGGGTGCCGCGCCGTCCGGCGAGGAACAGCGGCTGCTGCTCAGGCGGCTGCACGACGACTGCCAGATGGCCCGCAGGGCCGTCCGGGCGGCGGTCGGCACTCGCTGA
- a CDS encoding N-acetylmuramoyl-L-alanine amidase: protein MRGSATDSASAPGHRQLRRAAGPLASAALLLPLLGAAPAQSATDASAGRLQHAFATAAAEYHVPQSVLLAVSYLQSRWDWHAGAPSVSGGYGPMHLTDARTAIATTEHYAEGAEDARGDAARAAVHPDIQVPAESTLPARLKTLPKAARLTGLPAGELRSDPTANVAGGAALLAAAQKELGEPLSADPADWYGAVARFSGAVDTATAAAYADDVFDVLRTGEERVTDDGQLVALAAQPRLTADTAQLRRAGLGTLPTDGVECPNSVSCEAVWAPYAQFGNNDYGNHDLGDRPVSQSIKYIVIHDTEGTWDGVLNLIQDPTYVSWNYTIRSTDGLIAQHVKAKDVAWHAGNWYVNAKSVGIEHEGFLANPDAWYTEAMYRSSARLVKYLAAKYGIPLDRQHILGHDNVPGPTTSTIPGMHTDPGPYWDWRHYFQLLGHPFKRTAGKRGGLVTILPDYAANQPVYTGCTTSGEPCTAHGSSEVRLYSDHDVNAPLIKDIGLKKDPTEDVNDLSSRVSTGQQYAVADRWGDWTAIWYLGQKAWFRNPPGAPAAVPAKGLVITPKEGLTSIPVYGRAYPEQATYPAGVPAQSVVPLPYTIPAGQRYVVGDEVPGEYYYSVTFTTDSHRVVVGKDLYYEIQYGHRVGFVRAADVTLEGSAG, encoded by the coding sequence TTGCGAGGTTCCGCCACTGATTCCGCGTCCGCACCCGGCCACAGACAACTGCGGCGGGCCGCCGGCCCGCTCGCCTCGGCGGCCCTGCTGCTGCCGCTGCTCGGCGCGGCCCCCGCCCAGAGCGCCACGGACGCCTCCGCCGGCCGGCTGCAGCACGCGTTCGCCACCGCTGCGGCCGAGTACCACGTGCCGCAGAGCGTCCTGCTCGCCGTCTCCTACCTCCAGTCCCGCTGGGACTGGCACGCCGGCGCGCCGAGCGTGAGCGGCGGCTACGGCCCGATGCACCTGACGGACGCCCGCACCGCGATCGCCACCACGGAGCACTACGCCGAGGGCGCGGAGGACGCCCGGGGCGACGCAGCCCGCGCGGCCGTGCATCCGGACATCCAGGTGCCGGCCGAGTCCACGCTGCCGGCCCGGCTGAAGACCCTGCCGAAGGCTGCGCGGCTGACCGGGCTGCCGGCCGGGGAGCTGCGCAGCGACCCGACGGCGAACGTGGCCGGCGGCGCCGCCCTGCTCGCCGCCGCGCAGAAGGAGCTGGGCGAGCCGCTGAGCGCCGACCCGGCCGACTGGTACGGCGCGGTGGCCCGCTTCTCCGGTGCCGTCGACACGGCCACCGCCGCGGCGTACGCCGACGACGTGTTCGACGTGCTGCGCACCGGCGAGGAGCGCGTCACGGACGACGGCCAGCTGGTCGCGCTCGCCGCCCAGCCCCGGCTGACCGCCGACACCGCCCAGCTGCGGCGGGCCGGGCTGGGCACGCTGCCCACGGACGGCGTCGAGTGTCCCAACTCGGTCTCCTGCGAGGCGGTCTGGGCGCCGTACGCGCAGTTCGGGAACAACGACTACGGCAACCACGACCTCGGCGACCGACCGGTGTCGCAGAGCATCAAGTACATCGTCATCCATGACACGGAGGGCACCTGGGACGGGGTGCTGAACCTGATCCAGGACCCGACCTATGTGTCGTGGAACTACACGATCCGCTCCACGGACGGTCTGATCGCCCAGCACGTCAAGGCGAAGGACGTGGCCTGGCACGCGGGCAACTGGTATGTCAACGCCAAGTCCGTCGGCATCGAGCATGAAGGTTTCCTCGCCAATCCGGACGCCTGGTACACCGAGGCGATGTACCGCTCCTCGGCCCGGCTGGTGAAGTACCTCGCCGCCAAGTACGGCATCCCGCTGGACCGGCAGCACATCCTGGGCCACGACAACGTGCCCGGCCCGACCACGTCCACGATTCCCGGCATGCACACGGACCCGGGTCCGTACTGGGACTGGCGGCACTACTTCCAGCTGTTGGGCCACCCCTTCAAGCGCACGGCCGGCAAGAGGGGCGGGCTGGTGACGATCCTGCCGGACTACGCCGCGAACCAGCCGGTGTACACGGGCTGCACCACCAGCGGCGAGCCGTGCACGGCGCACGGCTCCAGCGAGGTGCGGCTGTACTCGGACCACGACGTCAACGCGCCGCTGATCAAGGACATCGGGCTGAAGAAGGACCCGACGGAGGACGTGAACGACCTGTCCTCCCGGGTCTCCACCGGCCAGCAGTACGCGGTCGCGGACCGCTGGGGCGACTGGACCGCGATCTGGTACCTGGGGCAGAAGGCCTGGTTCCGCAACCCGCCCGGGGCGCCGGCGGCGGTGCCCGCCAAGGGGCTGGTGATCACCCCGAAGGAGGGTCTGACGAGCATTCCGGTGTACGGCAGGGCCTACCCGGAGCAGGCGACCTACCCGGCGGGGGTCCCCGCGCAGTCGGTCGTCCCGCTGCCGTACACGATCCCGGCCGGGCAGAGGTACGTGGTCGGTGACGAGGTGCCGGGCGAGTACTACTACTCGGTCACCTTCACCACCGACTCGCACCGGGTCGTGGTGGGCAAGGACCTGTACTACGAGATCCAGTACGGCCACCGGGTGGGATTCGTCCGCGCCGCGGACGTGACCCTCGAGGGCTCGGCAGGCTAG
- a CDS encoding 3-hydroxybutyrate oligomer hydrolase family protein, with product MPTTPHRRPTRRATLPALSLTAACLLLATPATAAPTGAPDGHCAGRTELRVPGAAHQQADCLDELTTAGTVASGHTDPADYAGLTPKDLPTPSGVPGIQIDGYFPDTSTTDTNHGWNHDSQFVVRLPDHFNGGLVVAGTPGNREQYANDKAISDWVLARGYAYAATDKGNTGTAFYRDGRRPGDAIAEWNSRLTQLTRAARALVAQRYHRPPVRTIATGLSNGGYLVRWQLENHPELYDGGVDWEGTLWRADGPNLLTFLPQALRNYPAYAAGGPGAGDAEAALHRAGFPAGSEFLWPYHYRVYWDLTQRIYREELDPGYDGSTEAGTPFCASGTPGCDADYDYAARPAAVHRAVDRIALTGRIGKPLITLQGTLDALLPISQDSDVYARMVHAVGRGTLLRYYRIEDGTHTDSLVDAFPDRLRPMVPCHHAAFAALEDWITGAALPPADHTVPRPPGATAATLLTSCPLS from the coding sequence ATGCCGACCACGCCGCACAGACGGCCCACCCGCCGAGCCACCCTCCCCGCCCTGTCGCTCACCGCGGCCTGCCTGCTCCTGGCCACCCCGGCCACGGCGGCACCCACCGGCGCACCGGACGGCCACTGCGCCGGCCGTACCGAGCTCCGGGTGCCCGGTGCCGCCCACCAGCAGGCCGACTGCCTGGATGAGCTGACCACCGCAGGCACCGTGGCCTCCGGGCACACCGACCCGGCCGACTACGCCGGGCTCACCCCCAAGGACCTGCCCACGCCCAGCGGCGTGCCGGGCATCCAGATCGACGGCTACTTCCCGGACACCTCCACCACCGACACGAACCACGGCTGGAACCACGACTCCCAGTTCGTCGTCCGGCTGCCCGACCACTTCAACGGCGGCCTGGTCGTCGCCGGCACGCCCGGCAACCGCGAGCAGTACGCGAACGACAAGGCCATCTCCGACTGGGTGCTCGCCCGCGGCTACGCCTACGCCGCCACCGACAAGGGCAACACCGGCACGGCCTTCTACCGCGACGGCCGGCGGCCCGGCGACGCCATCGCCGAATGGAACAGCCGCCTCACCCAGCTCACCCGAGCGGCCCGCGCCCTGGTCGCCCAGCGCTACCACCGGCCGCCCGTCCGCACCATCGCCACCGGCCTGTCCAACGGCGGCTACCTGGTCCGCTGGCAGCTGGAGAACCACCCCGAGCTGTACGACGGCGGAGTCGACTGGGAAGGCACCCTCTGGCGCGCCGACGGGCCCAACCTGCTCACCTTCCTGCCGCAGGCGCTGCGCAACTACCCGGCGTACGCCGCCGGCGGCCCCGGAGCGGGCGACGCCGAGGCAGCCCTGCACCGGGCCGGCTTCCCGGCCGGCTCGGAGTTTCTGTGGCCGTACCACTACCGGGTCTACTGGGACCTCACCCAGCGCATCTACCGGGAGGAACTCGACCCCGGCTACGACGGCTCCACCGAGGCCGGCACCCCGTTCTGCGCCTCCGGCACACCGGGCTGCGACGCCGACTACGACTACGCGGCCCGGCCCGCGGCCGTCCATCGCGCCGTCGACCGGATCGCCCTGACCGGGCGCATCGGCAAACCGCTGATCACCCTCCAGGGAACCCTCGACGCACTGCTGCCGATCAGCCAGGACTCCGACGTCTACGCGCGCATGGTCCACGCGGTCGGACGCGGCACCCTGCTGCGCTACTACCGCATCGAGGACGGCACCCACACCGACTCCCTGGTCGACGCCTTCCCCGACCGGCTCCGCCCGATGGTGCCCTGCCACCACGCGGCCTTCGCGGCCCTGGAGGACTGGATCACCGGCGCCGCCCTCCCGCCCGCCGACCACACGGTCCCGCGCCCGCCCGGTGCGACGGCGGCCACCCTGCTGACCAGCTGCCCCTTGAGCTGA